One genomic segment of Ricinus communis isolate WT05 ecotype wild-type chromosome 3, ASM1957865v1, whole genome shotgun sequence includes these proteins:
- the LOC125369588 gene encoding receptor-like protein 56, producing MGPFDYSFNSNIINGAKEGAVSGAVSDDGAVYTREMDVMMTIVIGKKVSCNVTTKRVVELNLDLIRDRDSENDWYLNDSLFLPFQELHNLSLFGFERLSRLGYSEQIYLTGNNFNNDILSSLTGLSSLIILYLGDNKLKATLNVEELREIHLFKNKLEGPLRNGLYDSPELIVLDLSHNNLGGRIPKWMGKFSREIPLDFGTLFTVKALNLSHNSLTGPIPSTFSNLTAIESLDLSWNNLNREIPSQLTQLNSLEVFSVAHNNLSGKTQDSVAQFVTSEQESMKENPLLCGLPLPNSCTPTSPPPMTPTTSMDENEDNGCIDMDVFYASLWCLTL from the exons ATGGGGCCATTTGATTACAG TTTCAATTCAAATATTATCAATGGGGCTAAAGAAGGAGCAGTGTCTGGTGCTGTTAGTGATGATGGTGCTGTTTATACAAGGGAAATGGATGTG ATGATGACTATTGTAATTGGGAAAAAAGTTTCTTGCAATGTTACTACAAAACGAGTTGTTGAACTTAATCTTGATCTCATAAGAGATCGTGACTCAGAAAATGATTGGTATCTAAATGACTCTTTGTTTCTTCCCTTCCAAGAACTTCATAATCTCAGCTTATTTG GATTTGAAAGGCTGTCAAGACTTGGTTATTCAGAGCAAATTTATTTAACTGGGAACAATTTCAACAATGATATCCTATCATCTTTAACTGGCCTTTCatctttgataattttatatttgggtGACAATAAACTGAAAGCAACACTTAATGTTGAAG AGTTACGAGAAATTCATTTGTTTAAAAACAAGTTAGAAGGACCATTAAGGAATGGATTGTACGATTCGCCTGAGCTTATTGTATTAGATCTTAGCCATAATAATCTGGGTGGAAGGATTCCAAAATGGATGGGAAAGTTTTCCC GCGAGATTCCTCTTGATTTTGGAACTCTTTTCACTGTCAAGGCGTTGAATCTATCTCACAACTCTTTGACGGGACCAATCCCTTCAACATTTTCAAATCTGACAGCAATCGAGAGTTTAGATCTTTCCTGGAACAATTTGAATAGAGAAATCCCTTCTCAGCTCACTCAACTAAACTCTCTAGAAGTTTTCAGCGTAGCGCACAACAACTTATCAGGAAAGACCCAAGATAGTGTTGCACAATTCGTAACATCTGAACAGGAAAGCATGAAGGAAAATCCTTTGCTTTGTGGATTGCCACTGCCGAATAGTTGCACCCCAACATCTCCTCCACCAATGACGCCAACAACCTCAATGGATGAAAATGAAGATAATGGGTGCATTGACATGGATGTTTTCTATGCGAGTTTGTGGTGTCTTACATTATAG
- the LOC8275713 gene encoding uncharacterized protein LOC8275713 — protein MLGENLLWALNPIHIFKKVITPHAIPFIHKLNLRFKFLRDREKLKEKKNPHSVLELSPCQIFLVRSFLKMRPFLVVSLLFLSTLLVHQAKGIRLEKGFMQVEHQKLHDKEEKSSLINRSTGGIGEVIICKEGHCTGMNRKLTTVITSATSTSTTSTTSKNKENGGTKANPMTKGISSNGEVGEEHEKFTINSSPNSEHQEVTHDSFVDIMDYSPAKRKPPIHN, from the exons ATGTTGGGAGAGAACTTATTGTGGGCCCTAAACcctattcatatatttaagaaGGTTATCACCCCCCATGCTATACCATTCATTCACAAGCTCAATCTTAGATTCAAGTTTTTAAGAGATAGAGAgaagctaaaagaaaaaaaaaacccacaTTCTGTACTTGAACTTAGTCCTTGCCAAATCTTCTTAGTAAGATCTTTTCTCAAAATGAGGCCTTTTTTAGTTGTTTCTCTTCTGTTTTTGTCAACTCTTCTTGTTCACCAGGCTAAAG GAATTCGCTTGGAAAAGGGATTTATGCAAGTTGAGCATCAAAAACTCCAT GAtaaggaagagaagagttCGTTAATAAACAGAAGTACTGGTGGTATTGGAGAGGTTATAATCTGCAAAGAAGGACATTGCACAG GAATGAATAGAAAACTGACTACTGTGATTACCTCTGCTACTTCTACTTCTACCACCAGCACCACCTCCAAG AACAAGGAAAATGGAGGAACTAAAGCTAACCCAATGACAAAGGGAATATCAAGTAACGGAGAAGTTGGTGAGGAACATGAGAAATTCACCATTAATTCTTCACCAAATTCTGAGCATCAGGAGGTGACCCATGATAGCTTTGTCGACATTATGGACTATTCTCCAGCAAAGAGAAAGCCTCCGATACACAACTAA
- the LOC8275715 gene encoding protein CHLORORESPIRATORY REDUCTION 6, chloroplastic has protein sequence MPSMATTIIKPLIPHFLLPKQIVPSTSPWLSSKPITDSLPNLPVSCLVRQQGQVAVSVSFNPSGNFDLSLFEDDEDSPNVEPSMPPTEDRFDVAIDNVAIQSLDLSPFNNATGITAPLSVEPKEFLERTIGFTINYTREDPRDPRELSEFPDIRLWFVRLDATYPWLPVLLDWRAGELARYAAMLVPHQMNMKMGVVFNPEALELFVMKKVFIVYSWLKQHNIPKPRLKTSDMARMLGFGIGDELFDLIDQSQPSSS, from the exons ATGCCTTCCATGGCTACTACAATCATCAAACCTTTGATTCCACATTTTCTTTTACCGAAACAGATTGTACCCTCTACCTCTCCATGGCTTTCTAGCAAGCCCATTACAGATTCATTGCCCAATCTTCCAGTTTCATGCTTGGTTAGACAGCAAGGACAAGTTGCAGTCTCTGTTTCTTTCAATCCCTCAGGAAATTTTGACCTCTCTTTATTTGAAGATGACGAAG ATTCACCAAATGTTGAACCTTCAATGCCTCCAACTGAGGATAGATTTGATGTTGCTATTGATAATGTTGCTATTCAGAGCCTTGATTTATCCCCCTTCAACAATGCTACAGGAATTACTGCACCCTTATCAG TTGAGCCTAAAGAATTTCTTGAACGTACGATTGGATTTACCATTAATTATACAAGAGAAGATCCTCGTGATCCTCGAGAACTATCAGAATTCCCTGATATAAGACTTTGGTTTGTGAGACTCGATGCTACTTATCCTTGGCTACCTGTGCTGTTAGATTGGAGAGCAGGAGAGCTTGCTCGTTATGCAGCCATGCTAGTGCCTCACCAG ATGAATATGAAGATGGGTGTTGTTTTCAATCCTGAGGCATTGGAATTGTTTGTCATGAAGAAAGTTTTCATTGTCTATTCTTGGTTGAAGCAGCATAATATTCCAAAGCCTAGATTAAAGACGAGTGACATGGCTAGAATGCTTGGATTTGGGATAGGAGATGAGCTTTTTGACTTAATAGATCAATCCCAACCTTCTTCTTCATGA
- the LOC8275716 gene encoding receptor-like protein 38, producing MRIIKENNRMVLVVMIIILADIQGKWRCDGCLEDEKNALLEIKAFFNYPDGHFLSSWGLYPDCCNWSDVVCNTITGQVTELNLYYIKIWNSKDRYINASLFLPFQELTYLDIGRNNIVGCIKNEGFERLASLKNLEFLDLSYNNFTNDILSSHSALSALKVLHLRGNKLRGKLNVKELDAWSKLQELDLSENEIDEFVSSAGII from the exons atgaggaTAATTAAGGAGAACAATCGCATGGTATTGGTAGTGATGATTATTATATTAGCAGATATACAAGGAAAATGGAGATGTGATGGTTGCTTGGAGGATGAGAAAAATGCTCTTTTGGAAATCAAGGCTTTCTTCAATTATCCTGATGGTCATTTCCTCTCTTCTTGGGGGCTCTATCCTGATTGCTGCAATTGGAGTGACGTGGTTTGCAATACTATTACAGGACAAGTTACAGAACTcaatctttattatattaagatTTGGAATTCAAAAGATCGGTACATAAATGCCTCTTTATTTCTTCCTTTCCAAGAACTAACTTATCTCGATATTGGCAGAAATAACATAGTTGGTTGCATCAAAAATGAAG GTTTTGAACGGCTAGCAAGCCTTAAAAATTTGGAGTTTCTGGATTTAAGTTACAACAACTTCACCAACGACATCTTATCATCTCACTCTGCTCTTTCAGCCTTAAAAGTTTTACATTTAAGGGGTAATAAGTTGAGAGGAAAACTTAACGTTAAAG AATTGGATGCTTGGAGCAAACTGCAGGAGCTGGACTTGAGTGAAAACGAGATTGATGAATTTGTTTCATCAGCAGGTATAATATAA